One Rhizoctonia solani chromosome 3, complete sequence genomic region harbors:
- a CDS encoding Retrotransposable element Tf2 protein, whose protein sequence is MIDSGATSCFIHPLLVETYRLPTYLHPIPKKLRVIDGQEIDSGQITHFTRFKCTIGNHTKELECHISNIGNHQLVLGMSWLKKHNPQISWEKHTLVFNSLHCSNNCLPAPAVLELKAVEEIPTPYQEFSRVFPEEESSKLPPHRPYDIAIDLGPREDAELKETIEKQLKAGLIQPSKSPMASPILFVKKKNGKLRMCVDYRRLNSMTKKNVYPLPLPQNLIEKLQGAKIFSKFDLKAGYNLVQIKEGDKWKTAFKTKYGLFEYLVMPFGLTNAPAVFQDMMNEIFQDLLDVYVIIYLDNILVFSLNEKDHKAHVQEVLKRLQDNDLFCNIKKCHFHVKKIDYLGFIILESGIEVDQSKVTDAMNWSTPKNVKNIQEFLGFVNFYRQFIPNFGNMAQPLYNLLKKDSVWKWDLAEQQSFEGLKKCLTSAPLLLQPDTTRQFYVECNASDYATGAILSQRNSEGKLAPVAYLSKSLSPAKKNYNIFDKELLAVIRAFKEWRHLLEGSELPVQVLTDHKNLEYFSTSQSLNKRQIRWANFLVDYNFQIIYRPGAQNKKADILSRRYNLVPLEGGVENQVLLKPELFIASITPDQEINDLIGEAIYEDDCLKEILHKLQNKEKVLDWELREGLLWFQRKIFVPKDDTIRNLILESRHDALAAGHPGQARTLELVSRSYYWPSLKKFVNSYVSHCKTCIRSKPTNQLPVGLLKPLQIPERPWEDIAYDMIVGLPVSEGFDAILTVID, encoded by the exons atgattgattCTGGAGCTACGTCGTGCTTCATACACCCTCTTTTGGTAGAAACCTATCGACTTCCCACCTAccttcatccaattcctaaaaAACTccgcgttattgatggccaagaaattgattccggccaaatcactcatttcACTCGTTTCAAATGCACTATTGGTAACCATACCAAAGAACTAGAATGCCATATCTCAAACATTGGCAACCATCAGttagttttaggaatgtcatggctAAAAAAGCATAACCCCCAAATatcatgggaaaaacatacacttgtCTTTAATTCGTTACACTGTTCCAATAATTGCCTACCCGCACCTGCTGTTttagaactcaaagcagtagaagaaatccccACTCCCTACCAAGAATTCTCTAGAGTCTTTCCAGAAGAGGAATCATCCAAATTACCGCCTCATCGTCCTTATGATATTGCTATTGA CCTAGGTCCAAGGGAGGATGCAGAACTCAAGGAAACTATTGAAAAGCAACTCAAGGCCGGATTGATTCAACCCTCAAAGTCTCCTATGGCTTCTCCAATCTTATTTGTCAAGAAAAAGAATGGAAAgttacgcatgtgtgtggactaccggcgcttaaatagcatgaccaagaagaatgtgTACCCTTTACCTTTGCCACAGAATCTTATTGAGAAGTTACAaggcgccaagatctttagtaAATTCGATCTTAAAGCAGGGTACAATTTagtccaaatcaaagaaggcgacaaatggaaaacagccttcaagacaaaatacggattatttgagtacttggtcatgccttttgggtTAACAAATGCACCGGCGGTTTTTcaagacatgatgaatgaaATATTCCAAGACCTTTTGGATGTCTATGTCATTATCTacctggacaacattttAGTATTCTCCTTGAATGAAAAAGATCACAAGGCCCATGTGCAAGAAGTACTAAAGAGGCTACAGGACAATGATCTCTTCTGCAACATCaaaaaatgccatttccacgtcaaaaAAATTGATTACCTAGGGTTCATCATATTGGAGTCTGGCATAGAAGTTGATCAGTCTAAAGTCACAGATGCAATGAATTGGTCgacacctaagaatgtcaaaaatatccaggaattcttaggatttgtgaacttttATAGACAATTTATCCCCAACTTTGGCaatatggcacaacccttgtacaacttgctcaagaaagacagtgtttggaaatgggacttGGCAGAACAACAGTCTTTTGAGGGTCTGAAAAAATGTCTTACGTCAGCACCATTGCTTCTACAACCGGATACCACAAGGCAATTCTATGTGGAATGCAACGCATCAGActatgcaacaggagccATACTATCCCAACGCAACTCTGAAGGGAAATTGGCTCCAGTAGCCTATCTGTCCAAATCCTTATCCCCTGCCAAAAAAAATTACaatatctttgacaaggaattgttGGCGGTCATTAGAgcatttaaagaatggcgccatttgCTAGAAGGATCTGAATtgccagtccaagttctaacGGATCATAAGAACTTGGAGTACTTTTCCACGTCTCAATCCTTGAATAAACGGCAAATTAGATGGGCCAACTTCCTAGTTGattacaatttccaaattaTCTACAGGCCAGGAGCACAAAACAAAAAGGCAGATATCCTCTCAAGACGCTACAATCtggtaccccttgaagggggggtagagaaccaggttctcctAAAACCGGAACTTTTTATTGCATCCATAACTCcggatcaggaaatcaatgatcTAATTGGCGAGGCCATTTAcgaggatgattgccttaaGGAAATTCTACacaaactccagaacaaggaaaaggtcttAGACTGGGAGTTGAGAGAAGGTTTACTATGGTTTCAAAGAAAAATATTTGTACCAAAGGATGACACTATTAGGAACCTCATCCTGGAATCTAGGCACGATGCATTAGCGGCAGGACATCCGGGACAAGCTAGAACATTAGAACTTGTCTCCAGGagttactactggccatcgctgaaaaagtttgtcaattcttatgtcagccactgcaaaacctgcatcaggtccaagccaacaaatcaattacCTGTGGGCCTGTTAAAACCattgcaaattcctgaacgcccctgggaagacatcgcttatgatatgattgtgggactacCGGTTTCAGAAGGTTTTGATGCTATCCTGACAgtgattgattga
- a CDS encoding Retrotransposable element Tf2 protein, with the protein MRIHPVFHINLLTKFHPDPHGRNPPQPAPIITKEGEEEYEVEKILDSKWKGRGKTRKLWYLIKWKGYDEGSNSWEPIDNVANAKEAKEEFHKEYPDAVGA; encoded by the coding sequence atgcgcatacaccctgTGTTCCATATCAATCTTCTTACTAAATTtcatcctgaccctcatgGACGCAACCCTCCCCAACCTGCACCCATTATCACaaaagaaggagaagaggaatatgaggttgaaaaaatcctggatagcaaatggaaaggacgtGGTAAAACAAGGAAACTCTGGTATCTGATtaagtggaaaggatatgatgaaGGAAGCAATTCCTGGGAGCCAATTGATAATGTGGCCAATGCCAAGGAAGCAAAAGAAGAGTTCCATAAGGAGTaccctgatgcagttggagcttga